From the genome of Nocardia sp. NBC_01503, one region includes:
- a CDS encoding DUF445 domain-containing protein: MEQPAGSAGVLETSGRASQPAPAPGGAFADLLGDEGKAKDLWRMKAIATAFLAAATVIYLFCRWTESRGAGGDWVGYVRAASEAGMVGALADWFAVTALFRHPLGLPIPHTAIIRKKKDQLGAGLGDFVRTNFLSPDVVVTKLNSAQISFRLGRWMADPAHAERVAEESATILNAVIGVLRDEDVEQIIDQTIVKRVAEPLWGPPLGKVLKELIADNRQAPLLDLLAERAHQWALDSQETIDRIVNRDAPSWAPKFVNSLLAERIYRELVEFTWKVRTQPEHEVRQAANRFLEDFAHDLQFDDAMIKKAERVKSELMGREEITGLAHATWRAAKRMILESAEDPNSTLRRKVAENVRNLGERLSADEGMRAKVDGWLERGVRYLVLNYGDEFATLVSDTVARWDADEASRKIELAAGRDLQFIRINGTVVGSLAGLAIYAVSNLLFHG; encoded by the coding sequence ATGGAGCAACCTGCCGGCAGTGCCGGGGTCCTGGAAACCAGCGGGCGTGCGTCGCAGCCCGCCCCCGCGCCGGGTGGAGCCTTCGCCGATCTGCTCGGCGATGAAGGCAAGGCCAAAGACCTCTGGCGGATGAAGGCCATAGCCACCGCGTTCCTGGCGGCGGCGACGGTGATCTACCTGTTCTGCCGCTGGACCGAATCACGCGGTGCGGGCGGTGACTGGGTCGGCTATGTGCGGGCCGCGTCCGAGGCGGGCATGGTCGGCGCGCTCGCCGACTGGTTCGCGGTGACGGCGCTGTTCCGGCATCCGCTCGGCCTGCCGATTCCGCACACCGCCATCATCCGGAAGAAGAAGGATCAACTCGGCGCGGGTCTCGGTGATTTCGTGCGCACCAATTTCCTCTCACCCGATGTGGTGGTGACGAAATTGAACTCCGCGCAGATCTCCTTCCGGCTCGGCCGCTGGATGGCCGATCCGGCACACGCCGAACGCGTGGCCGAGGAGAGCGCCACCATTCTCAACGCGGTCATCGGTGTGCTGCGCGATGAGGATGTCGAGCAGATCATCGATCAGACGATCGTGAAGCGGGTGGCCGAACCGCTCTGGGGTCCACCGCTGGGCAAGGTGCTCAAGGAGCTGATCGCCGACAATCGCCAGGCCCCGCTGCTGGATCTGCTAGCCGAGCGCGCACACCAGTGGGCCCTGGATTCGCAGGAGACCATCGATCGCATCGTGAACCGGGACGCACCCTCGTGGGCGCCCAAGTTCGTGAATTCACTGCTCGCCGAACGTATCTACCGCGAGTTGGTGGAGTTCACCTGGAAGGTCCGCACCCAGCCCGAGCATGAGGTCCGGCAGGCCGCGAATCGCTTCCTGGAGGATTTCGCGCACGATCTGCAGTTCGACGACGCCATGATCAAGAAGGCGGAGCGGGTCAAATCCGAACTCATGGGCCGCGAGGAGATCACCGGTCTGGCGCATGCGACCTGGCGCGCCGCCAAGCGGATGATTCTGGAGTCCGCCGAGGATCCGAACTCCACGCTGCGCCGCAAGGTGGCCGAGAACGTGCGGAACCTGGGGGAGCGGCTGTCGGCCGATGAGGGCATGCGTGCCAAAGTGGACGGGTGGCTGGAGCGTGGCGTGCGCTATCTGGTCCTGAACTACGGTGACGAATTCGCCACTCTGGTCAGCGATACCGTTGCCCGGTGGGATGCCGACGAAGCCAGTCGCAAGATCGAATTGGCGGCCGGGCGTGATCTGCAATTCATCCGCATCAATGGCACGGTGGTCGGTTCGCTGGCCGGGCTGGCGATCTACGCCGTTTCAAATTTGCTGTTCCATGGCTGA
- a CDS encoding helix-turn-helix domain-containing protein, with protein sequence MTHDPEVPESIDGTQAETSAADERAGRVANAAHDIGGFIRAQREAAQVSLRQLAQLAGVSNPYLSQIERGLRNPSAEVLAQIAKGLRVSSEVLYMRAGYLEQRPHGPVRDALLADTEISERQKQVLLDIYESFRRENAANEDRGDATNHTGGVPGGNKGNALRDNEVPNVTTEVPPRQENETS encoded by the coding sequence ATGACACACGATCCCGAGGTTCCCGAATCGATCGACGGCACACAGGCGGAGACGTCCGCCGCCGACGAACGAGCGGGCCGCGTAGCCAACGCGGCGCACGACATCGGGGGCTTCATCCGCGCGCAGCGCGAGGCCGCTCAGGTCTCGTTGCGCCAGCTGGCCCAACTGGCGGGGGTGAGCAATCCGTATCTCAGTCAGATCGAGCGCGGACTGCGTAACCCGTCCGCCGAGGTACTCGCGCAGATCGCGAAGGGTCTGCGGGTCTCCTCGGAGGTCTTGTACATGCGGGCCGGGTACCTCGAACAGAGGCCGCACGGCCCGGTCCGGGACGCACTGCTCGCCGATACGGAGATCTCCGAGCGGCAGAAGCAGGTCCTCCTGGACATCTATGAATCGTTCCGCCGGGAAAACGCGGCGAACGAGGACAGAGGGGACGCGACGAACCACACGGGGGGCGTTCCCGGGGGAAACAAGGGCAATGCCCTGAGGGACAACGAGGTTCCGAACGTTACTACCGAAGTTCCGCCACGCCAGGAGAACGAGACATCATGA
- a CDS encoding heparin-binding hemagglutinin produces the protein MTEPTITATVTKPLYATVGAGDAIYASVLDTIEKVRTRAASADVTGRVEEARERFANLPADAKEQVEVVRQRLAALPSELPEDLAGLREKTTPEELRKLVDQYYHQLLDLYTDLAARGEETVEKLKTGNPAFEERFEQVETLYADLVSQAQDVIGKVSDQVAPLLGGAKEEVAEVADTVEAEVVAVTTESEPAPVAEAAPAPAKKAPAKKAPAKKAAPAAKK, from the coding sequence ATGACTGAACCCACCATCACCGCCACCGTGACCAAGCCGCTCTACGCGACCGTCGGCGCGGGCGACGCCATCTACGCGTCGGTCCTGGACACCATCGAGAAGGTCCGCACCCGCGCCGCTTCCGCCGATGTGACCGGACGCGTCGAAGAGGCCCGCGAGCGTTTCGCGAACCTGCCCGCCGATGCCAAGGAGCAGGTCGAGGTCGTGCGTCAGCGCCTGGCCGCGCTGCCGTCCGAGCTGCCGGAGGACCTGGCCGGACTGCGTGAGAAGACCACCCCCGAGGAGCTGCGCAAGCTCGTCGACCAGTACTACCACCAGCTGCTCGACCTCTACACCGACCTGGCCGCGCGCGGCGAGGAGACCGTCGAGAAGCTCAAGACCGGCAACCCGGCCTTCGAGGAGCGTTTCGAGCAGGTCGAGACCCTCTACGCCGATCTGGTCAGTCAGGCCCAGGACGTGATCGGCAAGGTCTCCGATCAGGTCGCCCCGCTGCTGGGCGGCGCCAAGGAAGAGGTCGCCGAGGTCGCGGACACCGTCGAGGCCGAGGTCGTCGCCGTGACCACCGAGTCCGAGCCCGCCCCGGTGGCCGAGGCCGCCCCGGCTCCGGCCAAGAAGGCGCCCGCCAAGAAGGCCCCGGCCAAGAAGGCCGCGCCCGCCGCCAAGAAGTAG
- a CDS encoding DUF2516 family protein, whose protein sequence is MGRVMGIPGFILSALLLLEFGMVVFALVHALRQRPDAFPAVDKLTKPVWLAILVASLGALLLIRNPVNFLCLAAVIATGVYLADVRPKVDEVQRGPRW, encoded by the coding sequence ATGGGTCGGGTGATGGGAATTCCCGGATTCATTCTGTCTGCGCTATTGCTGCTCGAGTTCGGCATGGTGGTGTTCGCGCTCGTGCATGCCCTGCGGCAGCGGCCGGACGCGTTCCCGGCGGTGGACAAGCTGACCAAACCGGTGTGGCTGGCCATTCTTGTGGCCTCGCTCGGTGCGCTGCTGTTGATCAGGAACCCGGTCAATTTCCTCTGCCTCGCCGCGGTGATCGCCACCGGCGTATATCTCGCGGATGTGCGGCCCAAGGTGGACGAGGTGCAGCGCGGACCGCGCTGGTAG
- a CDS encoding alpha/beta fold hydrolase: MRAMLRAHRASLRTKTYANADLNPPAGPYETIEVTGTDGARLRVHAYGPADGNVLVLVHGWTCCLEYWNPQINAFAGEYRVIAYDVRGHGESEEGSAPLTTDLLADDLQAVLEAALRPGQRAVLVGHSLGGMTVQAWAGRHSGQVAQRAAAVLLTNTAAGQLIAETTVVPFFNRGPLRLPFAVGLLGLSMPILFPLVHPVRWLFRRQIMSLASVGEIATFAQNIVRSCPARVRGRFGTLLSHLDVGRGAAKLTVPTSLVAGSADDMTPIVHTDRIAEMLRETGSLDGYLILPTGHLGNVEAYQEFNGELARVARSAFGIPAAVVGA; encoded by the coding sequence ATGCGAGCAATGCTGCGAGCGCACCGGGCGAGCCTGCGGACCAAGACCTACGCCAACGCGGATCTGAATCCGCCCGCGGGTCCCTACGAGACCATCGAGGTCACCGGAACCGACGGCGCACGCCTGCGGGTACACGCCTACGGCCCCGCCGACGGCAACGTGCTGGTGCTGGTACACGGTTGGACCTGCTGCCTCGAATACTGGAATCCGCAGATCAACGCCTTCGCCGGTGAATACCGCGTGATCGCCTACGACGTACGCGGACACGGTGAGAGCGAAGAGGGCAGCGCCCCGCTCACCACCGACCTACTCGCCGACGATCTGCAGGCCGTACTGGAAGCCGCACTGCGGCCCGGTCAGCGCGCTGTTCTCGTCGGCCACAGCCTCGGCGGTATGACCGTGCAGGCCTGGGCCGGACGCCATTCCGGTCAGGTCGCCCAGCGCGCCGCGGCCGTCCTGCTCACCAATACCGCAGCGGGACAGCTCATTGCCGAGACCACGGTGGTGCCGTTCTTCAATCGCGGACCGCTGCGCCTGCCGTTCGCGGTGGGTCTGCTCGGGCTGAGCATGCCGATCCTGTTCCCCCTGGTGCATCCGGTGCGGTGGTTGTTCCGCCGGCAGATCATGAGCCTGGCCTCGGTCGGTGAGATCGCGACCTTCGCACAGAACATCGTGCGCTCCTGTCCGGCGCGCGTGCGCGGCCGTTTCGGCACGCTGCTCTCGCATCTGGATGTCGGGCGCGGTGCGGCGAAGCTGACCGTGCCGACCTCCTTGGTCGCGGGCTCGGCCGACGATATGACGCCGATCGTGCACACCGATCGCATTGCCGAAATGCTCCGGGAGACGGGCAGTCTCGACGGTTATCTGATTCTGCCGACCGGACATCTCGGGAATGTCGAGGCGTACCAGGAGTTCAATGGCGAACTCGCGCGAGTTGCCCGCTCCGCCTTCGGGATTCCCGCGGCGGTCGTCGGCGCGTAG